The following coding sequences lie in one Cydia strobilella chromosome 16, ilCydStro3.1, whole genome shotgun sequence genomic window:
- the LOC134748135 gene encoding zinc carboxypeptidase-like: MKFLELSIILLSVILVKCEKFRFDNYTLYKIFPESEIQVKLLENLQNDIRFDFWTDPVPSAEFVLVMSSPADTNELATFLEKNNMKSEITMSNVQENIDKQTVKPYTRSNVRSMTWDAYYTLDDIYAWLDDLVTEYPEIVTVIIGGDSYEGREIKGIKISHGSGRRVIFVEGGIHSREWISPSSVCYIISELLTSEDAETMAAARDYDWYIFPVTNPDGYIWTHESFRMWRKNRRPFGSAFGVDLNRNWNNNWLVAGASSDPATDIYAGPGPFSEPETRSLSNYISSIGDQIDLYLSFHSFSQMLLVPYGNTTDHIDNYYDAVNIGRRAMGALSVRYQTQYVTGNIAETIYQATGGSVDWVKGHLRVPLVYCYELRDSGAFGFLLPTDQILPNNEETMDSVLEIIHQAKRFGYMNSSAGVTGSIVMFVMMFGLILTYSL; encoded by the exons ATGAAATTTCTTGAATTATCAATTATTTTGCTTAGTGTAATTTTAGTAAAGTGTGAAAAATTCCGCTTCGATAACTACACGTTGTATAAAATTTTCCCGGAAAGTGAAATACAAGTGAAATTACTTGAAAACCTTCAGAATGATATAAGATTTGATTTCTGGACGGATCCAGTGCCGTCAGCGGAATTTGTTTTAGTCATGTCGAGCCCTGCGGATACTAATGAACTTGCTACTTTCTTGGagaaaaataacatgaaatctGAGATCACTATGAGCAATGTTCAAGA AAACATCGACAAACAAACTGTCAAGCCATACACACGTAGCAACGTCCGCTCTATGACCTGGGACGCTTACTACACGCTAGACGACATCTACGCTTGGCTTGATGACTTAGTAACTGAATATCCGGAAATTGTCACTGTAATTATTGGCGGTGACTCCTACGAAGGCCGAGAAATCAAGGGCATTAAGATATCTCATGGAAGCGGTAGAAGAGTCATCTTCGTCGAAGGTGGTATCCATTCGAGGGAGTGGATATCTCCTTCATCAGTTTGCTATATCATCTCTGAATTGCTGACTAGTGAAGATGCCGAAACTATGGCCGCTGCTCGTGATTATGATTGGTACATATTCCCCGTTACCAATCCTGATGGTTACATTTGGACGCATGAAAGC TTTAGGATGTGGCGTAAAAACCGACGTCCCTTCGGTTCTGCATTTGGTGTTGATCTGAACAGAAACTGGAACAACAACTGGCTCG TCGCTGGTGCCAGTTCGGACCCGGCTACGGACATCTACGCGGGCCCGGGACCCTTCTCTGAACCAGAAACGAGATCGTTATCTAATTACATTAGCTCCATCGGCGACCAGATCGACCTGTACCTGTCATTCCATTCCTTCAGCCAGATGTTGCTGGTGCCATACGGGAACACAACTGATCATATAGATAATTACTATGACGCG GTAAACATTGGCCGTCGCGCCATGGGAGCGCTGTCAGTTAGATACCAAACGCAATATGTTACGGGGAATATTGCTGAAACTATAT ACCAAGCTACGGGCGGCAGCGTAGACTGGGTCAAAGGTCACTTGCGCGTCCCCCTAGTTTACTGTTACGAACTCCGAGACAGTGGCGCGTTCGGGTTCCTCCTGCCCACTGATCAGATCCTGCCCAACAACGAGGAAACCATGGACTCGGTGCTAGAGATCATCCATCAGGCTAAGAGGTTCGGGTATATGAATAGTTCAGCAGGTGTGACGGGGTCTATTGTAATGTTTGTAATGATGTTTGGACTGATTCTGACATACTCTTTGtga